Proteins encoded by one window of Flagellimonas lutaonensis:
- a CDS encoding M1 family aminopeptidase, with protein MLVFLLSAALLNCAKESKPDVAYMVSPLFENSAPKLLVQMRFAADSSGKTILEFNDQVWGEKNLHDVVESTKLLNAIGEIEQNRDSGWFLIKHPKDLDSIRFEYVLKQDFDHPISTREVYRPIIQPAYFHVFSHNLFMVPKMEKDTVDISISWRGFSEKDVIHNSFGSQQREQLLENVLWEEFGNAIFVGGDFRVHKDEIKGNAISLATRGEWIPFQEDSVMHVLKQTLQCQRDFWNDHSQEYFTVTMQPFPQENGSSFQGTGLTNSFATSISNNEFADIEQLVYLFNHELMHNWIGHTIKNDNEEEQYWFSEGFTEYYAFKNIAKNNINGLGASYFIDSMNKTIRNLFSSPVFEAPNSEINYDNFWGNREYSKLPYYRGALFAFILDQKIQKQTDNRQSLDDVMRQILKDATKKGQKLTHDYFLQVMGKYLGKDFNTFFEIHIVQGRPLPLADFFDELGLDFERETQLFEMGFELSDDRKEVVSVIKGSNAEKAGLIAGDRLYSRSIHYGNVAKPIELGVLRNGNEIDISFYPVKTALVPTLLNSPKNQSLLMP; from the coding sequence ATGCTTGTTTTCCTTTTGTCGGCCGCACTGCTGAATTGTGCCAAGGAGTCCAAACCAGATGTGGCTTACATGGTTTCACCATTATTTGAAAACAGTGCACCAAAGCTGTTGGTGCAGATGCGCTTTGCCGCTGATTCTTCGGGCAAAACCATTTTGGAGTTCAATGACCAGGTTTGGGGAGAGAAAAACCTTCATGACGTTGTCGAAAGCACCAAGTTGCTGAATGCAATAGGTGAGATTGAGCAGAATCGGGATAGTGGCTGGTTTTTAATAAAACATCCCAAAGATTTGGATTCGATTCGATTTGAGTATGTGCTCAAACAAGATTTCGACCATCCCATTTCGACACGCGAAGTTTACCGCCCCATTATACAGCCTGCTTATTTTCATGTGTTTTCGCACAACCTCTTTATGGTGCCCAAAATGGAAAAAGACACTGTTGATATTTCCATTTCTTGGAGGGGCTTTTCTGAAAAAGATGTCATACACAACAGTTTTGGTAGCCAACAAAGGGAACAATTGCTTGAGAATGTCTTATGGGAAGAGTTTGGCAATGCCATTTTTGTGGGAGGCGACTTTAGGGTACATAAAGATGAAATCAAGGGCAATGCAATCAGTTTGGCCACTAGGGGCGAGTGGATTCCCTTTCAAGAAGATTCCGTGATGCATGTTTTAAAGCAGACATTGCAGTGCCAACGTGATTTTTGGAACGACCATTCCCAAGAATACTTTACAGTGACCATGCAGCCCTTTCCACAGGAAAATGGAAGCAGTTTTCAAGGTACGGGGCTCACCAATTCGTTCGCAACTTCTATATCGAACAACGAGTTTGCAGATATCGAACAATTGGTGTACCTGTTCAACCATGAGCTTATGCACAATTGGATCGGACATACCATTAAAAATGATAATGAAGAAGAACAGTATTGGTTCAGTGAGGGCTTTACTGAGTATTATGCCTTCAAGAACATCGCCAAGAACAACATCAACGGTTTGGGGGCTTCTTACTTTATCGATTCAATGAATAAGACAATTCGAAACCTGTTTTCTTCCCCGGTATTCGAAGCGCCCAATTCAGAAATCAATTATGATAATTTTTGGGGCAATAGGGAGTATAGCAAGCTGCCCTATTATCGGGGGGCACTTTTCGCTTTTATTTTAGACCAGAAAATCCAAAAGCAGACCGATAATAGACAAAGCCTCGATGATGTCATGCGACAAATCTTGAAAGATGCTACTAAAAAGGGCCAAAAGCTGACCCACGATTACTTTTTACAGGTAATGGGAAAATATTTGGGCAAGGATTTCAACACTTTTTTCGAGATCCACATTGTACAGGGTAGGCCGTTACCCTTGGCTGATTTTTTTGATGAATTGGGATTAGATTTTGAAAGGGAGACCCAATTGTTCGAAATGGGTTTTGAACTATCTGATGATAGGAAGGAAGTTGTTTCGGTCATCAAGGGAAGCAACGCTGAAAAAGCGGGCCTAATTGCAGGCGATCGGTTATATTCAAGAAGCATTCATTATGGTAATGTGGCCAAACCTATTGAGTTGGGGGTTCTGAGAAATGGCAATGAAATCGATATTTCATTTTATCCTGTAAAAACAGCCCTTGTGCCAACATTGCTAAACTCGCCGAAGAACCAAAGCTTACTCATGCCTTGA
- a CDS encoding DUF4230 domain-containing protein: MKKILVGAILALAGVLIYKSCADDNEQKKILRENSMLIQQQIENVSKLIVTEGHFAEVYSYADSKELFGPLVTADKKALVVVNAEVTVVYDLSKIDFEVDAESKTLTIKNVPEPEIKINPDFEYYDVSADYLNPFEADDYNAIKRTVNVSLLKKIKASNLMSNAENRLVSELSKLLVLTNSMGWTLVHDQTPVTDQDDLDIFKD; this comes from the coding sequence ATGAAAAAAATACTCGTTGGAGCCATTCTCGCCCTCGCCGGGGTCTTGATCTACAAATCATGCGCTGATGACAATGAGCAGAAGAAAATCCTGAGAGAAAACTCAATGCTCATTCAACAGCAGATCGAGAATGTCAGCAAACTGATCGTGACCGAGGGGCACTTTGCCGAGGTCTACAGCTACGCTGATTCCAAAGAGTTGTTTGGACCATTGGTCACCGCCGACAAAAAGGCATTGGTGGTCGTAAATGCCGAGGTAACGGTGGTCTACGACCTTTCAAAAATAGATTTTGAGGTCGATGCGGAAAGCAAAACGTTGACCATCAAAAATGTTCCCGAACCTGAGATCAAGATCAATCCCGATTTTGAATATTATGATGTTTCTGCGGATTACCTCAACCCATTTGAGGCCGATGATTACAATGCCATTAAACGAACTGTCAATGTTTCATTGCTCAAAAAGATAAAGGCATCCAACCTGATGTCAAACGCTGAGAACCGTCTGGTCTCTGAACTCTCTAAGTTGCTGGTGCTGACCAACAGTATGGGGTGGACGTTGGTCCATGACCAAACTCCAGTGACTGATCAAGACGATTTGGACATTTTTAAAGATTGA